GAGGAGGTAGGAGGCGACGATGTCGGCGTCGGTGGGGTCGAACTTGAACGCGGGAAACCCGGAGAATCTCGAGAACCCGAACCTCCACGCCTCCATGCCCGCCACCGCAACCCGCTCCTCGTCCTctcgcaccgccgccggcgcctctgccgccgacgaggtctGGTCATCTTCTTGCAGGCTACGCGCCGAACGTTTCCTCGACGTGGAAGCCATCGAATTCGTTCGGAGATCGATCGCTCGATGGGTCGGTTGCAAATTTACCTTGCAAATTAAATACAGAGAGGTTTACTTCGATTCCTACTCGGATTGTGTAAGTGTAATCGAGCGATACGTTgctccccacgtcggccggcaaTCGAGTCGGCGAGCGCGAGGATCGCCGCCGGGAAGGAGATTCTTCCTCGCCGCGGTGACGAGAAGCAGCCGGAACGCCGGCGAGCGCGGGAGCTCGATCGtcgccgcggccatggcggttTCGCTAGCCACCGCGCGGCACCATAGGTCCACAGGTCAAGTGTGATGCAGGCGATGATTCCGAGTCAACGCGAACCGTTCAGATTAGATCTAACGGCTGGCTGTGGTCAACTTTGAGTCTTTGACCATGACGGCTACTTGATGGGCCTAATTGGCCCACATAAAACGTGAAACACCATGGGCTGTCTTCGTTGGTGAAAACGAGCGGTCGttagcacgtaattaattaagcactactagctattttttaaaataaatgaataagtatgatttttttaatcaattgtcgtatagaaattttttttaaaaaaagaacgtACCGTTttatagtttgaaaaacgtacgtGTGGAAAACGAGAGGGGGAGTCAGGAACTGCTGCagctgttgacgaaaaaatcaaacacaccggtctaggagatctgcttaactacagtgcaggtccaaagattggtgagatgcgagcgtgccagtcagtttgatcctgcaactgataAGATaagcaaatagtagatcaaaacagccgatcggctgacaagccgatggagtagttccagccgatgccgataatagccgatgccgataccaaccgatagcaatagggtttaagcaatcggctatatgtccaatgtagataatgatataaaggcaatcggctgacgacgatgtaataaaataacaatataatccaatataaaccaatcagcaaataatgatatgataaataagcatcgatccgaaggtcaaagcacacatcggctggaggtccgatgtcatgaaatccacaagattagattaaacagtgaagcctttgttgtcatcggctaaatccaacttatatgtatatgcaatccttatgagccgatgcaacgtccagataactcaccggctgaaaccccgatgaaacccttattggcaatcaagaagcaggctagagattatggttctaagcacgacttagtagatcaaacttaactgatgcagcactaagtatgaaaagaaacataatatctagacaatcaagccgttgactgagttttcagggtggtagatgtctaagctaatctaatctagcaacgcgatttagccaataccggcagaaaccctaaaacgagaagcagccgatagagctaaattgatatgctaagactagattaacaaagacatatgataaatggGTAGGCAAGTATATCATcaaaaccagagcaatccaagaggtccaatgtactgatgcagccttaaACGACGCCGACGTTAaggatacaattgcctgggccggcggaacattggacttatcccttcgccggagatcgaagatgatgcagccccgcgtcgggtgccaagttccgccagaacgtaaaaacaaaagtagaaataaaaagggtggcgatgcgccgaatgtattgatcgtggagatagattacatagatcccgggtgtacatatttatacccaggggttgatacaagtctttgtcggacaagaaagaaactaacctaaagataaaaataaaatataaagtccttatcagacactaaacacactttcctaaagataaaaggaaactaacaaactattcctaattaatagataaactgtcatgccgcatcctctttaaactcggtaaCTTAGGGATAAGCtccctttagtagattgatttccttaaccgaatatagcaggaatccgactattggcgacttgataactcccatcggctgattccgagatgctgcagccgataatgattctaagccgatgtCGTCTTtaccgattaccaaatttcactgttaacagccACCCATATCGCTTGACGTATCTTATTTGAGGTCAAAGTTTTAATCACGATACTCAACGGTAAAGTCAGctataatatattttctcattaaaTAAAATGTCAAAATAATATCAAGCTCGAAGTATGACTGACGTGACGCCTATGTTAATAAGGAGTACTCATTACAACGTAACATATTatcttaatttgttttgttaaaaTGTTGATGGTTGTTTTGGGTTCCATGCCCGCATGCAACATGTAGCTAGGATGCGGATTTTCATTCCTCGACGGAACATCCCTTCGTTATTTATATGCCatctaaatatttataaattttttttaaaaaaattataacatagattaatactaaatatatcactccacaaacatgcaagaccaaattcaacttctataagttacaacaaaaataacaaattaaactaaaaatagttaTCGCATATTcgcaactatatttgttatttttgttataacttgtagaagttaaattttaacttgcttatgtttgtggagtgatatattttatattaatctatgttgctaattttcttttcatattttttatgactattaGGTGGTATGCACGAAACTAGGGGATATCCCTCGAGAGATAAAATCATTTTCCCCATGTACCTAATACTATTCTCATCctaaaataatttcatttttcatccatctcATGTATACCAATATAAAACCAAGAAAACTAAATTACTCTTAATTTATCAAATCGCAATGTAACTATTTTtcactttattttaaaataataatttttattataataaattatgatttaataattactctaaaaataaatttattttatgctAAATAGAAGGTGCTAATTAGAATGAACTTTATTACGGGATAGAGAGGTAGTACATGATACAGTAGTAATTGACATACAACGTATCGCTACCTGGCTAactatttactccctccgttttaaaatataaacttGTATGATTGGATTAGATATTTCATACGTCCTATCCGATATtaattaggttcttatattttaacaCAAACGAATAATAATAAATCAGTTAATCGTGGCGGATATGGATATCGTACTGGAcggtggcgtcgccggcggcgttgtACCAGTACGTGGTGGCGCGCAAGTAGCCGCGGGCGAAGCGGAACGCGCCGGTGCCGCCGACCACGGGGATCTCCCTCACCGGCCTCGCCGGGTTGGGCCCGAAGATGGCGACGCTGCTGCCGTTGTACGGCCCGTCGGCGGCGAACACGAAGCTCATCGCCATCAGCAGCGACATCGTCTCCTTCCCGGCGCTCACGTACATCCCCTGCGCGCGGCCGACCAGCCTCGACGGCGCCGTCAGGCTGGGCCCGTCGGTGAGCGGGTCGTCGATGACGTACACGGTGCCGAACACCGTCGCGGAGGCCCTCGACGTCGGCGCGTCCGCCACCTTCGCCACCGTCGAGTTCGGCCCGGTCACCACGTCGTGCCAGTACACACGCATCCGCGTCTCCTTCTgctgccccgccgcctccgccgccgccgtcacggcCAGGAGgagtagcgccgccgccgcgagcacgAAGGACGACGAGGCTGCCAttgcttaattagctaggtTAATTTATCGGTATAATTAAAGCTAGGTAGCTACAGGGTGATCTACTTAAAAAGGCaagggggtggtggtggttgtgtttagttcgatgatttcgtcgtcgtcatcgtcgtctctACTCCATAGACAAATCTCTAGAcaaagacgaagacgaagacgaagacaaCTAGCTACTAGAAAAATGGCTGCAAGCTAGCACATCTGCACATGCGGCATGCAATACATCTAGCTAGCAATGGAGGATTAGTTAATTGATTTTAGCTGATCTTGTGTGTTCATCAGTTTAGTATTCACTTTACATTACAATTCTTTTAAGGGAAAACAGCACGAGATTGTGCCTTTACATTACATGATTACACTGATCTTGCATATGATGGGTAATGGGTTAATTTGTAATGAAGTAATCCATAGCCCATACTAGATACTTTTATGGCATGCACGCTGCAAGTTGGGATATATATGGACTCTGAGGAAGCTGACAGAAGTAGTAGATGCAGTAGGTGAAGATCAGCTGGCTTGGTTTAGATTTCTTCAATCTTGTTTAACACTTAttttctccgtcccaaaatataaaaaggacTATGATATTCGATGAGACACATTCTGCTACTATGGGTctgtttaggggagcttctagcagctgcagcttctcctagaatctCCAGTTACCACTTGCCAGAAGCTCACCCAAACAGCCCAGCTTTTTATCCAAATTCTAAGAATCTGTGGTTGTAGAATctggaaaatgaactagaagccagaagctgggtttcccagcttctccagattctcacAAGCTAGCTTCTCAGTAGCCgcttctcaaaatcttaagctcccccaaacaagccctatgaatctagacaactcTCCGTTCATATTCATGGTATTAGGATATGTTTTATTCACCAAAATATtctgccttatattttaggatggatagAGATACTTGGTGGAAAAGCATGCTTTagttatttaaattttgatgccTCTTCTACACGTGCCTCCATTGATCGGCAGGGGTATACCgctatatatgatatatctgtGGGCTTGATTGTAACAACTCACCTTCTCATGCATCGTACGTGCTGTcgttacttcttttttttttgttttttttaaaaagatcaagattttgtttggtttaaaATTAAGCTGCCGTTGTAATGCTTGCCAAATAGAGATTATTATTTGGTGTGTCTATTCCAGCCAACAACTCTTGTCTcgcactagaacggataccctcatctcaatcgggcggtaagccccatctcaattgggcatggcgtccgtcacaggctagaagtcactgatgtgaagagctatctcaatcgggcaaacggccgtcacagatgattctatctcaatcgggccctaagtaaagcccgtcaccgataattttgacccagacgaccagtcaaactatagcccgtcacagatgacctatctcaatcgggccacaactagcgcccgtcacagataagacTATAGCCcttcacagatgagtcatctgtgacgggcattaattatagcccgtcacagatgagtcatctgtgacgggcattaacttatgctagagttaatgcccgtcacagatgagtatattccaaaaataaataaattttattttttggctacccctcactcgtgtgcacccacgCGGGAAGTTCAAACTTCCcaatcggtcacccatcccgaaattgctctagACCAAGCACACTTAACGTCAAAGTTCTTAAGAGATTGTGGCTTCTGGAAAAGTAATTGTAACATGTtagtatgagtattctattaatcctattatgcCCTAAGCTAGGATGTTAAattggggttattaaatgatttcaaatggaaaagtcaccaaaaccaaagttgtagaactcatcgaggtgcaaaatttttattttggtcatttctccatctgactctatttaaacaatttgaaatttgaaattcaaagtttgaaaagttcaaatagaattttagatcagtgaacgacttcaactgaaaaagtcatcaacaacaaagttgtataactcatcaaaatctataacttttattttggtcatttttctatataacattttttgaaccgtttgaatttgaatttgaaaatatgacaacttcaaacaacattttcaaatactaaatgatatcaactgaaaaagtcatcaacaacaaagttgaataactcatcaagatctaaaacttttattttggtcatttcttcatacgacaaagtgatagtaacattattcacaaaattgacatatctcttatctggttttttataaactataacacatatatgtaaaatttgtgaataatattactaacatttcgtcagatgaagaaataacaaaaataaaagttttagatcttgatgagttatttaactttgttgttgatgactttttcaattgaaatcatttagtatttgaaaatgttgtttgaagttgtcatatttttaaattcaaattcaaactattcaagaaaatgttatattgaaaaatgaccaaactaaaagttgtaaatattgataagttatacaactttgttgttgacattttttccatttgaaatcatttactacccgtaaaattattttgctatagtcaacttacaaatataaacatttcatatgaaaaatggaaaaatagtcatcggtgacgggctttagttaatgcccgatagagattaagtatatagcccgtcaccgatgagtcatctgtgacaggcctagttgttatctcaaacgggcctcaagttggtgtacgtcacagatgatggtcatttgtgacgggccacaacttgaggcccgtttgagatatggaatgttatctcaaacgggcctcaagttgtggcccgtcactgataggtgtcatccgtgacgggcttaagttttatacccatctaacatgtctgtgcgaccatgtctcaatcgggcacttttcagcccgattgagatgacttccttgtgacggcccggtATTTCTAAAcatattagagcccgtcacagatagaaaGATCTGTACTAGTGTCGATCACAGATCTTCCTGTAACAGTAATATTAAGCTAGGTAAAAAattatctaaattttataaaaccccACTTATCATGAGCCAATTTACATAAAACCATAGATTTTAGCATGTGACACATAATTATGGTCCAAAAGTTTTCTAAAACCACACTATTAGTGTTAACTGTTAAGGATAAGACATACCTCTTATATTTGGGTTTGTGCTATACGAAAGTATCACATACCTAATAATATACAGGAATATATAGTCAATTAAGGTAATACGGTGATCCGAAAGGAAATTGTTTTCTAGGGATAGAAGATGTCAAAGTCATATTCAGAGAAAATAAGGTCTTCTTGGACCGTATCTAATTCAGGTTCTCTGATTTCTACTTTGAGAAAAAGATGATCATCCCTATAAATACAGGGTCCCAATAAGGGGAGGATATTGAATTACAAGCCATAACAAGAGCAATATCGAGATACAATTCGGAGGAAGACGAAGCCCTAGTCGTTGATTGTAATCTACTTTTTCCCTGATATACATATAAATGGAAGTAGGGTTATTAGTCATCTTAAGGCCCCGAACCAATATAAACACTTGTCCCTTGTCTGCTAGCTAGATACAATCTCAACGTTTTTCATACTCTACAAATATCATAGGTGGGCACCATAGTCCATCAACACATGGCGTTAACCAAACGACATACTCctatatcaaaattcaaaattgtaTGTTTACATGTATGTAACACTTATATAAGGAATAAATAGCTTATAATTCAAAATGAtcaatagtgtggttttgtaaaACTTCATGGCCATAATAATCAAGGTTATGTGTTATGTGCCAAAACCCACGTGGTTTTGTACAATTTAGACCATAATAGTACATGGGGTTAgttgaaatttactctaaattaatTTGAGTCTTAATTCATGGGTAAGGTAAAGATCAAATATAAAACGtgtttcctccgtttcacaatgtaagtcattctagcattttccacatttatattaatgttaatgaatctaaatagatatatatgtctagattcattaacatcaatacgaatgtgagaaatgctagaatgacttacattgtgaaacagagggagtaccgaTGAAACGGCCCATATCTCAGATGGGCCTATTTACGGCCTCTTCCGCGCCGACGAGCAAGACAGACCGTGCGGAAGAGGGCCATGCTAGTGTCGGTGGCTGTGGCGCTGGCGGCCGCCGGAGATGCGGGCAtgaatacaagaaaaaaaaaatccaagcaaGCAAacactttaaaatttgtttgCATCTTATGATGAACTGTTTTCTtgtgagattttcttttgttgctTCACAGTTTCTTGGAGACGGTCACCCGGGCCAGGTGGTTTCCAACTGAATTAAGCTCGATAGATCCATGTGATGTGATGTGCCGCAGTCACTGCAACCAGCTGCAATAGATGCTTAAATTCGTAAGTGAACTCACAATAATTCTTTTCTTGAGCGAACCTTTCAAACTATATCATGTTGCCATTGGATTTTCATTAAGTTGTAGTGTTAAGGTACtgcctccgttttaaaatacaagagattttgattttttttaatcatcttTTATATGTGCAAGTTAATTTATGTCCATCCTGCTATTTTTTTCCCCGCTTAGGTGTGCAAGTTAATTTATCTTTCTCAAGAAAACGAGATAAATTAGAACAAACTTTTGTTAAGCCACTTCATCAAAGCCTCGTTGTAGAAACGGGTACAAAATGCATATGTAAACGATTATGAAACCTGGATGTGAACaaactgttttttttagaaCGATAATGCCAACCATGCCATATTACAGAAGTTTTTGTGATTGTCTCGAGTAGTCTGAaaatacaagtttttttttctacagagACAACAAGTTCGTTAAGGGCCTTATACAGCAATTTCATGGATGTTTGTTGCCAAATGTTAACTATTTCCTCTGCATACTCCTACACGCAAGTATAATTATATTGCTTGATTTTTATAGAAGTACTAtcttcgtcccataataattgtatttctaccattcaaattttatcttaaaataattgtatttctggTAAGATGGGACACAACAACAAATGGAATGTGTACCCCCAACCTTCCTTTTAATTAAGTTTACATATC
The nucleotide sequence above comes from Oryza glaberrima chromosome 11, OglaRS2, whole genome shotgun sequence. Encoded proteins:
- the LOC127755538 gene encoding dirigent protein 23-like, producing the protein MAASSSFVLAAAALLLLAVTAAAEAAGQQKETRMRVYWHDVVTGPNSTVAKVADAPTSRASATVFGTVYVIDDPLTDGPSLTAPSRLVGRAQGMYVSAGKETMSLLMAMSFVFAADGPYNGSSVAIFGPNPARPVREIPVVGGTGAFRFARGYLRATTYWYNAAGDATVQYDIHIRHD